A portion of the Myxococcales bacterium genome contains these proteins:
- a CDS encoding SDR family oxidoreductase has translation MSSIFRPGLFADQVAIVSGGGSGIGLAIARSLGTLGAKVAICGRKPERLEAGKKALEEAGVTVFAATCDIREITQVESFVDAAGAALGPASILVNNAGGQFPIYAEDCTAKGFEAVVRNNLSGTFFVTQTVAKKHMFAKKKGSIVNITANVARGFPGMVHTGAARAGVENMTKTLAIEWASRGLRINCVAPGIIKSTGTDQYPPELVEMSRQRTPMKRFGTPDEVADLVTFLASDAAAYVTGEVWYIDGGAHLWGDTWAIAEPTS, from the coding sequence ATGTCGTCGATTTTTCGTCCCGGGCTCTTCGCGGATCAGGTGGCCATCGTCTCGGGCGGCGGCAGCGGTATCGGGCTCGCCATCGCGCGGTCGCTCGGGACCTTGGGCGCGAAGGTCGCCATTTGCGGTCGCAAGCCGGAGCGCCTCGAAGCGGGCAAGAAGGCTCTCGAGGAAGCCGGGGTCACGGTCTTCGCGGCAACCTGCGACATCCGCGAGATCACCCAGGTGGAGTCCTTCGTCGACGCCGCCGGCGCGGCCCTCGGCCCCGCGAGCATCCTCGTGAACAACGCCGGCGGGCAGTTTCCGATCTACGCCGAGGATTGCACCGCCAAGGGCTTCGAGGCCGTGGTGCGCAACAACTTGAGCGGCACGTTCTTCGTCACGCAGACGGTGGCGAAGAAGCACATGTTCGCCAAGAAGAAGGGCAGCATCGTCAACATCACCGCCAACGTCGCACGCGGCTTTCCCGGCATGGTCCACACGGGCGCCGCTCGCGCCGGCGTCGAGAACATGACGAAGACCTTGGCCATCGAGTGGGCGAGCCGCGGCCTTCGCATCAACTGCGTCGCGCCCGGCATCATCAAGTCGACGGGCACCGACCAATACCCGCCGGAGCTCGTGGAGATGAGCCGCCAGCGAACGCCCATGAAGCGCTTCGGCACGCCCGATGAGGTCGCCGACCTCGTGACGTTCCTCGCCAGCGATGCGGCCGCCTACGTCACCGGCGAGGTCTGGTACATCGACGGGGGCGCTCACCTGTGGGGCGACACGTGGGCGATCGCGGAACCAACGAGCTGA
- a CDS encoding tetratricopeptide repeat protein gives MAFVVLGVFAVALFTRNPIRTNFIFDEQEALLANPYVRSIADPMPKFGWLDAFRRDFWGLPPDRSIGSYRPIPNLVWRALWGIGARQNPFLHHHVNVLIHAFCGAILVVVVYRWTKDRLKAWMSGATFTACALLTEAVSGVVGIADVLGALGVLLAILALSLPLWAMPLAVFASVSFGLYSKESALCAVPLVPLAALLTARYDHPDKPRAWLRGLVALIAAAGAFVAYVEARRRLFPVTLPASLSAEANAAKPLLPRAFAGILRWYAQPVLPKDPINNPLAEVDTPLRIAGALRVYFRGLLQLLVPYPLSGDYSAPQEPAPTKPLFLESILGAALMVLPLALAAVLSVLAVLRRRTAMLRGWLLDERFPDERPILALSLVWIVVAFLPVSNIPVVLPTVRAERFWYFPAIGSSIAIGLFLTWLMRRLKHDGLPRVGLAFLVVFLGGHAVAARLHANDYSDDLAFWNGTRKAAPRSAKAHLNYSVMLGARHNLEGRLASNRVALELAPRWPMANVYLGDTLCRLHRATEAWPHYKRGFELAPNDVNLISLAVQCMWDEKVLLTEAIRPEIEPMVEAYPGTWLAYLVRDTLDNGETNKGVDPKYRPRGYNEGPKD, from the coding sequence ATGGCGTTCGTCGTCTTGGGCGTCTTCGCGGTGGCGCTCTTCACGCGCAACCCCATCCGAACGAACTTCATCTTCGACGAACAAGAGGCGCTGCTCGCCAACCCGTACGTACGCAGCATCGCCGACCCGATGCCGAAGTTCGGGTGGCTCGACGCCTTCCGGCGCGACTTTTGGGGCCTCCCGCCGGATCGCAGCATCGGCTCCTACCGGCCCATTCCGAACCTCGTGTGGCGCGCCCTCTGGGGCATCGGCGCGCGGCAAAATCCGTTTCTTCATCACCACGTCAACGTCCTCATCCACGCCTTCTGCGGCGCCATCCTCGTCGTTGTGGTCTATCGATGGACCAAGGACCGACTGAAGGCCTGGATGAGCGGCGCCACCTTCACGGCCTGCGCCCTGCTGACGGAAGCGGTGAGCGGCGTCGTCGGGATCGCCGACGTGCTCGGCGCGCTCGGCGTGCTCTTGGCCATCTTGGCGCTGTCGTTGCCGCTCTGGGCGATGCCGCTGGCCGTCTTTGCCAGCGTCTCCTTCGGCCTCTATTCGAAGGAGAGCGCGCTCTGCGCCGTGCCTTTGGTGCCGCTCGCAGCCCTCCTCACGGCTCGTTACGATCACCCGGACAAGCCGCGCGCGTGGCTTCGCGGCCTCGTGGCCCTCATCGCCGCCGCTGGCGCGTTCGTGGCTTACGTCGAAGCGCGGAGGCGCCTCTTCCCGGTCACGCTGCCAGCGAGCCTGAGCGCGGAGGCGAACGCTGCAAAGCCGCTCTTGCCGCGAGCCTTCGCTGGCATCCTGCGTTGGTACGCGCAGCCGGTCTTGCCGAAAGACCCCATCAACAATCCCCTCGCCGAGGTCGACACGCCGCTGCGCATCGCCGGCGCCTTGCGCGTCTACTTCCGAGGTCTCTTGCAGCTCTTGGTGCCCTACCCGCTCTCCGGCGACTATTCGGCGCCGCAAGAGCCCGCGCCGACCAAGCCGCTCTTCCTCGAGAGCATCCTCGGTGCGGCGCTCATGGTGCTGCCGCTCGCCCTAGCCGCCGTGCTCTCGGTCCTGGCGGTGCTGAGGCGGCGGACGGCGATGCTCCGCGGCTGGCTGCTCGATGAACGGTTCCCCGACGAGCGCCCCATCCTCGCTCTCTCGCTCGTCTGGATCGTCGTCGCCTTCCTTCCGGTCTCGAACATCCCGGTCGTCTTGCCGACGGTCCGCGCCGAGCGGTTCTGGTACTTCCCCGCCATCGGGAGCTCGATCGCCATCGGGCTCTTTCTCACCTGGCTGATGCGGCGCCTGAAACACGACGGGCTCCCGCGCGTGGGTCTCGCGTTCTTGGTGGTCTTCCTGGGAGGCCACGCCGTTGCAGCGCGGCTCCACGCCAACGACTACTCGGACGATCTCGCCTTCTGGAACGGCACCCGCAAGGCCGCGCCCCGCAGCGCGAAGGCTCACCTCAACTACTCGGTCATGCTGGGCGCACGACACAACCTCGAGGGACGCCTGGCCTCCAACCGGGTCGCCCTCGAGCTGGCGCCGCGCTGGCCCATGGCCAACGTTTACCTCGGCGACACTCTATGCAGACTGCACCGAGCTACCGAAGCCTGGCCGCACTACAAGCGCGGCTTCGAGCTGGCACCGAACGACGTCAACCTCATCTCGCTCGCGGTGCAGTGCATGTGGGACGAGAAGGTGCTGCTCACGGAGGCCATTCGGCCCGAGATCGAGCCGATGGTCGAGGCGTACCCGGGCACGTGGCTCGCCTACCTGGTCCGCGACACGCTCGACAACGGCGAGACCAACAAGGGCGTCGACCCGAAGTACCGACCGCGCGGCTACAACGAAGGGCCGAAGGACTGA